A segment of the Silvanigrella paludirubra genome:
GATAAATTTTTAGTTCATGGTCATTTTGAAACACATACTGCATTATATAATGAATTTTTAAATTTAGGTGATCATAAAAATGCGATTAATGCTTTAAGAACCTTAGCTGATTGGCTTCAAAAACAATATGGGGAAGTCCCTGTAGAAATTGAAATACTCTGTTTATTAGGTGCTATGCAAGCCTATAAATTGGCAAATAATATTCCAGCATCAGAAGCTTGTCGTGCTGAAGTTGAAAATATTGTAATTGCATGTAAAAAATCGCCACGCGATATGAATCAAATTTATTTTATTGCCCAACTATGCGATGAATATGGGCTTAAACCCGTTGCTCGTATCTGTTACTTTGCAATTTTAATTTCTAAAGATTCCTCACATGATCTTGTTATTCAAACAGCATCTCACTGTGTCAGTAATAATCCTTCAGATGGCCTATTAGAATGTCTAAAAGTTGCTTATAAAAATTTACATGGAAGTCCTGAAATTCGTTTTTGCATGTTACTTTGTGGATTAAAAGTATCCCAAGTAGATGTAAGCGATTACATGTTGAAAAAAAATAAAATTAGGGACTCTATCTCAAATGAAACACCAAGCGAACTTATTTTAATTCAGTTAGATGAACTTTACAATATTTATCAATTTGATCCAGAAGTTCATTATTATCTTGCTGAAATTCACTCAAAATTAGGCAACAATAAGGATGCTAAAAAATATTTCCAATACATGTTTTCATTAGACTATTTTAATTCTGATGGAATATTAAGATATATTTTCTTTCTTCTTAAAATTAGAGATTATTCAACAGCAAGAGAAATCGCTCAAGAAGGATTGCAGTTAACCAGTTTATCAGAACAGCAATCAAATGAGTTGCATTGGAGTATAGCTGCTGCCTATTATTCTGAAGGTGATTTTCAAAATTCATATTCAGAAATTCAAAAATCTTTGACTATTGATCCTTGGAATCATTCTTATTTAATCTTGCTTTTACGCTCTTGCTTAAATATAGAATCAAATAAATTTTTAAAAGAAAATGAAGCTATTGTTAAGTTTTTAGAAGAATTTATTTTAAACACAAATTCTTCTGCAAATCAGAGAGAAGCTCTTTGTGATAAGTTAATGAAATATGGATTTGAATGTATTCAAAATAATTTTTCCGAATTTGCTTGGAATATTGCAAAATGCGCTATATTAGTTAGCGAAAATTTAAATGACAATCTTCTTCTTTTTGTAGCAAAATCTGGTGCTAGTTATAATTCGCGAACAGCAGTTCAAGAAATGCTGTTATTACTTAAACAAAAAAATAATAAAGAATTAAATTTTGCTACTTTATCTGCATGTATCGCTCAAATTTACAGTTTATCTGGCAATTGGCCACTCGTAGACGAATGGTTATCTATAGCTAAAAATAATCATGGATTATCTGGAAAAGTAACAAAACAAAAGTTATTTGAACTTGAAGCATTAAGCATCATTATGAAAGGTACAGATTTTAAAAAAGCGCAGACATTGCTTGAAGCTGCAATTGATTCTTATGATAATATTCAAAAAGTACCTTTGGACACAAAAGTTTTACATGGTTATATTCTTGTTGCGCAAGGGCAATTTTCGATTGGTATAGAAAAAATGCAAAATAATATTAGCACGAACGCCTCTATTCAAAGCCTTTACTTTTTAATTAAAGGGCTGGAACGTGCTGGGCAGCTAAATAACACAACAAAAGAATCTTTAACGCAACTTTTCCATATTTATCCTACAAATTCTTTTGAGCAAAAAATGGTTGAAGAAATTTTTATAACCGTAGGAAACAAAAATAACTCAAGTCCTGTAGGTTTAGCCTGTTAATCAATTGACTTCAACTTATTAAAAAGGAATATTCTAAATTAAGTTGTTAAAGTTTTTTGTAACACTATGGTTATTTTTTCCACAGGTACTTTAAAATGAAAAATAAACAAGAACTTTCTAAACCTATTCAAAAAAGTTCAGAGTTAAAACGAATTCGTAATAAAATTACAATTTCTGGTGATTGGTGGAATGGTAAAACACATGTTCTTCTTGATATGGATGGAACATTAATTGATCAACCTGGTGCTTTATTTCATAATTTATTTGCCCTCGGTGTTTTATTCAGAATGCGAAGTTTTGGATCTATCTCTCAATTAATAAAAGCAGCTCAAAAAACAAAAGAAATTTTACTTTCATCTCATTCTTTTTCTTCAAATGAAGATGCTTTTTTTGAAACTCTTGCAACTGAGTTAAATACAAATAGATTAAAAATTGAAAGATTTATGTCTAAATTTTTTGATTCAGATTATCCATTTATTTGTTTATTTCTTCATTCAGACCCATATGCAAGAAAATTAGTTGATCTTTTACATACAAGTAATAGGCATATAACACTAGCAACCAACGCTGTATTCGGCAGAAGAGAAATTGAATTAAGATTAAAAGCAAGTGATTTGTATTTACATGATTTCGATCTTGTTACTTCATGGGATGTAATGAAAAGCACCAAACCCCATAAAAACTTTTTTAATGAAACTTTAAAAAAAATTGGAACAACTCCAGAAAGAACCATTATGATAGGAAATGATCCCTATTATGATCTCCCTGCTCACACCTTAGGTATCCAAACTCTTTTAGTAGGAAATAAATTAAGTTTAAAAGATATAGTAGATTCTTTAGAAGAAAATATCAGGCAAAACTCAAAGGCATAAAATTAAGGATCTGCTCTGTTTAACACTTTAACTGCTGTATTAAACTTTGTCCCTTGGGCAGCTGCTACACCAAGATAAGCACCGCTAGATCCTTGATTACTTCCCCAACAGTAAACATCATCATTGCTTAATAAAGCACAAGTATTTTTATCAGAGGCGGATATATCTACAATTTTAGTACCTGAAGGAAAACCTGAAACTGGTGTTGTTGCTGCTGTAATCTGAGTTAATCCCGAAGCATTACCAAGCTGTCCATAGTTATTATCTCCCCAACAATAAACCGAAGAATAGTCATTTGTTACAGCACATGTATGACTATCTCCTCCCACATTCATACTTGCTCCAGAAATATTTGAAACACCAACCAAAGTCGTTGAATTTGTGATTGAACTATTTCCTAACTGACCTGAACCATTTGATCCATAACAGCTCATTGATTGGTTTGGATTTATAAAACACATATGGTCTCCATCCCCACTTGAAACCGACGTAGAGCCATTTGATAATAATGTTGGTGATGTTGACAATAAAAAACCTCTATAACCTCCGCCGCCGCTTAATGCGTTTCCCCAGCAATATCCTTTTCCAGATGTTGTAATTGCACAGGTCATTGCATCTGAGCAGGATAGATAGGACACTGCTTTATCAGTTGCTGGTAAACTTGGGTAAATTCCAGATAACCTAGCTGTATTCGTACCATCACCCAATTGACCTTGTGTATTATCACCCCAACAACCAATCGTATTATCAGTGTATAAAGCACAGGCATGAGAATCTCCAACAGCAAAACTTTTTAGGTTTTTACCAGAAATATTTGTTACTGTTGTTGGCGTTAATACAGCTGTTCCTGTTACACTACCTGTTCCAAATTGCCCAACTGTATTGCTCCCCCAACATTTAAAACCGCTTTTAAAATAAGCGCATGTAGTTTGGTAAGCAGCGGATACGGCAACAGCAAAATCACCTGAGCTTGATACAGTTGTTACTGGAAGAATAGAAGCTGTTACAGGAGTGTATGAATCTACAGTTGTTCCATTACCTAATGCACCAAATGAATTATTTCCCCAACATTTGATTTTACCATTTTTCATAACAACACAAGTACCAACATCGGCACCACTAATAAGGCCATATTCACGGCCATTTGTTGTATAAGAAGGTACATATCCTAAAGAGGCCGAGTAATTTACAAGTTCATCTAATGAATTGAAAGCTGAAGCCTGTAAAGGAATAGAGGGATCAGTTAAATCATAAAGTTGATTACATCCTGTTATTATAAATAAAGAAATTATAGCTAAAAAATATTTAAAATTATAAAAACAAATTAAATTTATTTTTCTTAATACATTTTGTTTCATAAATAAATTTCACCATTTTAAATTTTTACGTTAAAATTAGCTACACGTTTCTCGTTAAGTTATATTAATTTTTTTAAAATAAAAAAGAATTTTTTACCTAGATTCTAGATATTTGACTGCAAGAATTTACTAAATATTTATTTTTATAAATTCAAATATAAACAAAAAAAAACTCCCAAAATAGATATATTATCTTATTTGGGAATTATGAAAAAATGATTAAAAAGAAATTATTTCATTTTAACAACATCATCACGACGATTTTTAGACCAAGCTTCTTCATCATTTCCAGCAACAGCAGGACGCTCTTTACCGTAGCTGATAGTTTCAATTGTATTTTGAACACCGTTTGCGATTAAATAGTTTTTAAGCGCTTGAGCACGTTTTTGTCCAAGAGCCATGTTATACTCAGTAGAACCGCGATCATCTGTGTTACCTTGAATTTGAACTTGTACAGTTGGAGCAGCCTTTAAGTGCTCAGCAATTTGATTTGCTACTTCTTTTTGGTCACCACGAATATCGAATTTGTTAAAGTCAAAATATACAGTTTTAAACTCACCAGCTGTTTCAGGATTTTGAGTTGCTACTTTTGCTGCTGGTTCAGAAGATACTTCTACTGGCTTTGGTTGTTCTGCTGGCTGTTCTGCTTTTTTTGTACTTGAGCAACTTGCTGCAAAAAATGCTAAAGAAAGCGCAGATGATGCAAGAATAACTTTAGAAAAATTCATGGGGGACTCCATAGTTAACGTTAAACTAACGACCTTAAAACTACTAAGAAATGAAGTTATATACGAAGAAACTAATAAAAATCAAATACAATTTCTCTTTAATTCAAACAATGTAAAAGTCAATAAATAACTCACCTTTTTAGAATTGAAAAACAACATAAATGTTCTTTTATTTAACTGCAATCTTTTTTTATTACTTTAAAAACCTTCTATTGCTCAGGACTGTTTTTTGATATAAGGAACTCCATTGCCATAAAACTCTATGGTAATGATCTCTTAACAGGAGTAACCTCTATGACATTAGAAAACATTGTAATCCGCGCTAAATTACGCGGAGATGCATCTAAAGGAACCGTTCGCAAGCTACGCCATAGCGGGCTTGTACCTGGAATCCTTTACAAAAAGGGTGTTTCAACAAAAATTGAAATCTCTGTTTCCGACCTTCCAAAAGGCCACACTCGTTCTAGCGTTTTAAAACTCGTTCTTGACGGCGTTGAAAAAACAGTTCTTATGCGTGAAGTTCAAGTAAACCCACTCAACGACAAGCCAATTCACTTTGACTTTCAAGAAGTAGAGCCTAATGACCTCATTCGTACACACGTTCCTTTAAACTTTATTGGTTTAACACGTGAGCAAGAAAAAGAAGGTTCATTCAGTATCCGTACTCGTTACCTTGAAGTAAAAGCTCCACTTTCTAAGCTACCAAAACAAATTGATGTTGACGTAAGTGGTTTAAAAGCAGAACAATCTATCCAACTTCATGATATTACTCTTGGAGAAGGCATTGTTGTTCGTACTGGTAAAGGCCAAAACCTTGCTCTTGCTTCTCTTGTGAAGCTCTAAAAAGCAGTGTTTATCCTTGTTGGCCTGGGTAATCCTGGGAGCAATTACGAAAATACAAGACATAACATCGGATTCATGCTTGTCGATCAAATCGCAGCAGAATCCGGTGTTTTTTTGTCTCAAAATAGATTTGGCGCGCTTACTGCCCGTACAAGATGGCAGGGTCATGATGTTTTTCTAATGAAACCGCAGGAATACATGAACCTATCAGGCAACAGTGTGCAACAAGCCCTTTCTTTTTTTAAAATAGACGAAGAAGAACTTATCGTTATATTTGATGACTTAGATCAAGCTCCAGGGGCCGTTAAAACGCGTCTAGGAGGCGGTCATGGCGGCCATAATGGTATCCGTGATATTTTGGATAAACTAAGCTCAGACAAGTTTTATCGTGTAAAAATTGGAATTGGTAAGCCTGAACATAAGGGTGCTACTGCAAACTGGGTTTTAGGGAAGTTCACAAATTCAGAAACTGAGTTTTTAGAAAAAGAAAGCTTTCCGCTAGCAAAAACACGCCTACTTGAAACCATGAAACAAATATTAAAAAAGAAAAACAAATAACTAAATTACATTTATTTTAATTTTCTACTTTTTTTTCTCTTTAAAATAGGTGTCATGTAAACTCTAAATTGCTCTGGATTCATACCAGCCCGTTCTCTCTCAAAAGCCTTTTTCTGCAATGGTTTTAAAGATTCATAAAACTCTGAAACTAAAATTATAAAGTCATTATCAGATAGTGTTTCTTTAACAGAAATAACTTTCTTTTTAATGATTTGCTTTTTAGTCTCATTTATAACGTTATCTAAAGATAAATCTTCATTATGAACAAGATCTGAAGAATCAAAAAGAGTTTGATGCGTTGTTTTTTTAGAAGCTTTTTTTACGACAGTTTCTTTTTTGGTTACAATCACTTTTTTATCTTGCTTTTTTTCAATTTTTTCCGCTTTTAATGCCTTTTCTTTACGAATTTTATTTAATTGATCTGGAGGTGGCTCAGGAAAAAGAGTTTCTCCAGTTGCCGAACACTTCATTGCAATTTTAGCGATAGGAGCGGCAAAAGAAGGGTGTTGAGAAGCGTAAGAAGGCGACATAGACATTAATTTATCACTAATAGCCTGTTCTAATTCAGAAGCCTCTTTAGCCTGTTCAGAAAGTTGCCAGCAATAAACAACAGACCCCATTGACGAGTTATCTACATTATAAGAGTTTTCTAATATTTTATTTTTTAAATCTGAAAGTTTTATATTAGGAGCAGCAATATTCCATCCTAAAACCCCATGGTCATAAAGCGCAGGAACATTAGCTAAAATTTCTTTATGAAAAGAGCTGATATTTTTTGCATCTAAAGGAACAGAACTCCAATTATTAATGTTATATTCAACACCTTCTTGTTTTGAAAATTCTAAAAACAAATAATTTAGAATTTTTTTAAGACTTGCTTTTGTCCCCATAGATTGAATTACAACAGGATTAATACTAATAAATGAGGCTTTAATAGCAGAAGAATCCTGGTTCATACGTTGTGGATAATAAAAGGATTGAATGGATTGAGAAAGACTTAATGAAAACCAAATACCATCTACATCATTTTCTATTTGTGCATGCCTAACAAAACCAAGGCTTCCCGCGCGCGATAAAGATAAAGATTTTGATTTTTTTGAGGGTTTAACTTCAAATAAGTTTAAAGGAGCCGCCCAAAGATCTTCTAATTGTTTACAATTTTCATAAACATCTTTTTGAGTACCAATTAAATATTTATTAATTGGAAATTTTAAAGTCATTTCATCATTTTTTAATGAAAAAATTCGGGACAAAGCCTCATGCCATATAGCAAACATGAGAGTCATATTTTTTGCATTTATATTAGTAGGAGCAGTAATTATTTTACCCGCTCGTTTTGAAATTAAAGAATCAAACCAAGCTTCTTTTGAACCTAATGTCAATAAAAGTCCTTCTACCCACCATGAAGGTGCAAGAAGCCTCTTTTTCAAAGCATAAATTTTTGAATCTGAAATCAAAAGGGAATCTTCTTTTGAAGTTTCAACAAGAACCTGAGAATGACTTGTATCATTTACTTGCCGGATAGATTTTACATGCTTCAAATGAGTAATACCAGACTCTGAATGAATTGCTTTTCTGAATTCCGGAGTAAGGCGAGAGGCATGAACCGCAACATTTTGTTTTTGCAGATCAAATGACATAAGTTGTATTATTTTCCTGAATTGTTAAAGCCGTTTATTTACGAGCCTGAATATAATTAGGTAACATAGATTCGACTATAGAAGCAATAGCTTTGACAGATTGATCGAATTCAATTTCAATGCTCATTTGTGAGGCGCAAAACTGCAAATTTGTTTTTAGATATGTATGTGGTATAATCATAATTTCAATAAGAGAATCTTCATTTTTTTCTAAAGTAATCCCAGCAATTGTTAAACTTATTCCAGCAATCCCAATACTTCCTTTTGGAACCATCCATTTAGAATATTGCTTTGGAATAGATATTACCAATTTCCAAAACTCATCACTTATTTTGTAAAATTCATTTATTTTTGCCAAATAGTCTATATGCCCTGTCATATGATGTCCTCCAAGAGCATCACCAACACGCAAAGCAGGCTCTAAATTTATACGAGAACCAACAATCATTTTATCAAAGTTTGTTAAGGCAAGACTTTGATATCCAACATCAACGACAAAAACATTTTTATTTGAATTTTGAAAAAATTCAACCACTGTTAAACAACAACCATTGCAAGATATACTTGCCCCTAAAGCCATATGGCATTTATCTAGATCAGAAGATATTGCCATTCTTATCGAGTTTTCATTGCGATATATAAATTCTACAATACCAATATCTTGCACAATTCCAGTAAACATATGAAACTCCAATTAACAATATAACCACAATATATTCAAAATATTCAGTTCAATTTTCTTTTTCAAGATCCAAATTAAAATTATTTTTTTGCGCTCTTTCAATTAATAATTTTAATTCAATAACAAAATCATCGGGACTTGAAAAAGCTCGATATACGGATGCAAAACGGACATAAGCTACAGGATCCAGCTTTAAAAGAGCTTCAAGAACAAGCTCCCCAATTTTCTGGGTTGTAATTTCTCGTTCTTCTGAGGAATGGCAAACACTTTCAACCCAATCACATATGGCATCGAGGCTTTTTGTACTAACTGATCTTTTTTGACAAGCTATTCCCATGCTTTTTAATAGTTTTTCTCTACTAAAAAGCTCACGAGTTCCATCTCGTTTAATAATATAGAGAGGTTGTTCTTCCGAGCGCTCGAACGTTGTAAATCGATACCCACAACTTACGCACTCTCTTCTTCTTCGAACCGTCCTCCCATCACGACTTTCGCGACTTTCAAGCACTTTGCTTTCAGGGTTTTGGCATTGAAGACACTTCATGGGAAAAACTTTCCTAATAAGGGGAAACATAACCTTTGTTGAGAAGAGCTCCATTGTAAAGCGGGTACTTTTTGCACAAAGATGAAACCTTTTCTTTTGCTTTTTCAAGAAGAGAATCATCGTTTTTTAGTGCAAAAGCTATCGCTTCTCCTAAAATCTTCATATCTTCAGCAACAAGACCACGAGTCGTTACAGCTGGTGTTCCAATTCGAATCCCACTTGTTACCATAGGTTTGCGTGGATCGTTTGGTACACTATTCTTATTCACAGTAATATCAATTTTAGCAAGACGCTCTTCTGCATCTTTTCCGCTGAGCGGTGATTCTTTAAGATCGATTAGAATTAAATGATTGTCCGTTCCGCCAGAAACAAGATGAATTCCATTTGATAATAATGTCTCTGCTAATACTCTAGCATTCACAACAATTTGTTCTGCATATAACTTAAATGAAGGATTTAAAGCTTCTCCAAAAGCAACCGCTTTAGCTCCAATCACATGCATTAAAGGACCGCCCTGCAATCCTGGAAAAATAGCTTTATCAATTGCTTTTGCATATTTTTCTTTACAAAGAATCACTCCACCTCTTGGACCTCTAAGAGTTTTGTGGGTTGTCGTTGTAACAAAATCGGCAAAAGGAACAGGACTTTGATGCTGTCCTCCTGCAACTAATCCTGCGATATGAGCCATATCGACCATTAAGAGCGCTCCCACTTCATCTGCTACTTGGCGAAATTTAGCGAAATCGATCACTCTAGGATATGCACTTGCTCCCGCAATAATTAATTTTGGTTTGCATTCACGAGCTTTTTTAGCAAGCTCTTCGTAGTCGATAAAACCATTTGCATCGACCCCATAAGATTCCGCTTTATAATAAAGACCTGAGATATTTACTGGAGAGCCATGTGTTAAATGACCACCATGAGGTAAACTCATACCTAAAAAAGTCTCGCCAGGTTTTAAAAACGCTAAAAATACGGCTTGATTTGCTTGAGCTCCACTATGAGGCTGCACATTTGCATGCTCTGCACCATAAAGTTTTTTAATACGATCTATAGCAATTTGCTCTACCTGATCATTAAACTCACAACCACCATAATAACGACGGCCTGGATAACCTTCTGCATATTTATTTGATAAAACACTGCTTAAAGCAGCTAATACAGCAGGACTTGCTACGTTTTCAGAAGCAATTAATTCTAAGCCATCATTCAAACGATGACTCTCTTTAGCCAACAAATTAGCAATTTCAGGATCTGATTTTAATAAATCAGTGCGATCAAAAGAAAGAAAATGATTCATTGTGAAAGCCTCTTTTCTATAGCTGTTACCTTACCAATTCGACTTCTATGGCGGCCTTCTTCACACTCAGCGGCTAGCCAAATTTTAACAAAATCGATGGCACGTTGATAATTTACGATTCTTGAACCTAAGCACATAATATTTGAATCATTATGTGCTCTACTCATGCGAGCTGTAAATTCATCGTTGACAACAGCCGCTCTAACACCAGGAAACTTATTGGCAGTAATGCACATTCCAATTCCAGTTCCACATATTAAAATTCCTCTATCGCATCTTCCTGTTGAAACCTCTGAAGCTACGATATCTGCATAATCTGGATAATCTACAGATGCTGAAGAATCTGCTGCAACGCCATAATCAAGAACCTGATGGTTAGTCAGAGTTAAAAAATCGATAACATAACTTTTCAATTCTCTACCAGCATGATCTGCTGCAATTGCTATTTTCATAATAAACCCTCATAAGTATAATTGGTACATATGGAGAAACTCGATTTCAAAACAAAAAAAAAGGCACCAAAAACGGTGCCTTCATTCACTTTAGCTCTTAAAGCTTTGCAACGATGAATTTTACAGCATCGCCAACTGTTTTAAGACGTTCAGACTCTTCGTCAGAAATATTTACACCAAATACTTCTTCGATTTCCATTAGAAGCTCAACAATATCAAGTGAATCTGCACCAAGATCCTCTTGAAAGCGTGAAGCTGTTGTTATATTTTTTTCCTCTATATTCAACTTTTCCGCTACGATCTTAATAAGTTTCATTTCCATTTGCTTTGCGTCAAGCTGCGTATCCATTGTAATTACCCCAAATGAAGAATTTAATCTAAAAACGAAGCAGTTTGTAGTGTTACTAACAAATACCTCTGCTTAGGCTTCTTTAACAAAGAGGAATGATAAAAGCAATGCACAATTAAGAGTAACTTTTGAACAACTCTGATTTTCATAATATACTAAATTAGGGTTAAAAAACTTATAATCTCCGAAAATGGATCGGAGGTAGGGGGCCAAATTCATGCGTATCGTTCTTGCCTTTGATAAATTCAAAGGAACTTTTACTGCACGCCAAGTTTGCGAACTCGTCGCCGATGGCATTCGAAATAGAAATCCAAAAATTGAAATTATTCAAAGACCAATGGCAGATGGCGGAGAAGGGAGCGCCTCTCTTCTAGCTGCAAGTTTAGGAATGGATTCCTTGAGAGTTGAAGTTTGCGATCTTCTTGGAAGAACAACGGAAGCAAATGTTTATTGGCAAAATGCAAGAAGATTAGCCGTTTTAGAATCAGCAGAAATATTGGGGAATGCAAAATCTTTAGCTACTGAAGAAATATTACTTGAATCAAATACATGGGGCTTTGGCAAACTTTTGCAAAAAGCATTTCCTTTACGCCCCCAAGAGGTTTGGCTTTGTATAGGCGGTACATTAACAGCAGATGCTGGCTGGGGTATAGCAAGTGCCTTTGGACTTTCTGCTTATGATGAGAATGGTAAAAGACTACGTCCATGTATAGAAAATATGAATAAAATAAGATCTTTTCAAAAAGAAGAGATTCCTGATTATATGAAAAAATGTCGCATTACAGCTTTATGTGATGTGAATGCTCCTGCAAAAGGCCCAGGTGTTACTTTAGCTTCTTTTTTAAGACAAAAAGGGGCTAAAGATTCCACAATTCCTTATATTGAAAAACAAATTTATCATTTTTG
Coding sequences within it:
- a CDS encoding tetratricopeptide repeat protein, with protein sequence MQVRAKGSQYKSLKLRQNIVCSMNFSSKTRPRKLINNELENKLGTANKFIFVQDFEKAETILKQLSVKFPNDYEILFRRVEVSTKRDTLSELIHDLKKLSKEHPDSKAINFAILLGSIRISSKNDTEKDKKADVRKHIEHSHREIEYPNNSKTPLINILSNKKIRINRTLDIPDDYFPEDFPIQELQFPNENKNRVTENLNAKEELYNKAVELQMNYPENYAAWFISGCALESIGRLSEAIEHWKHAFSLKSNSTSILATLTELQQIGAISDPNTNYAERFEAVDKFLVHGHFETHTALYNEFLNLGDHKNAINALRTLADWLQKQYGEVPVEIEILCLLGAMQAYKLANNIPASEACRAEVENIVIACKKSPRDMNQIYFIAQLCDEYGLKPVARICYFAILISKDSSHDLVIQTASHCVSNNPSDGLLECLKVAYKNLHGSPEIRFCMLLCGLKVSQVDVSDYMLKKNKIRDSISNETPSELILIQLDELYNIYQFDPEVHYYLAEIHSKLGNNKDAKKYFQYMFSLDYFNSDGILRYIFFLLKIRDYSTAREIAQEGLQLTSLSEQQSNELHWSIAAAYYSEGDFQNSYSEIQKSLTIDPWNHSYLILLLRSCLNIESNKFLKENEAIVKFLEEFILNTNSSANQREALCDKLMKYGFECIQNNFSEFAWNIAKCAILVSENLNDNLLLFVAKSGASYNSRTAVQEMLLLLKQKNNKELNFATLSACIAQIYSLSGNWPLVDEWLSIAKNNHGLSGKVTKQKLFELEALSIIMKGTDFKKAQTLLEAAIDSYDNIQKVPLDTKVLHGYILVAQGQFSIGIEKMQNNISTNASIQSLYFLIKGLERAGQLNNTTKESLTQLFHIYPTNSFEQKMVEEIFITVGNKNNSSPVGLAC
- a CDS encoding HAD family hydrolase, giving the protein MKNKQELSKPIQKSSELKRIRNKITISGDWWNGKTHVLLDMDGTLIDQPGALFHNLFALGVLFRMRSFGSISQLIKAAQKTKEILLSSHSFSSNEDAFFETLATELNTNRLKIERFMSKFFDSDYPFICLFLHSDPYARKLVDLLHTSNRHITLATNAVFGRREIELRLKASDLYLHDFDLVTSWDVMKSTKPHKNFFNETLKKIGTTPERTIMIGNDPYYDLPAHTLGIQTLLVGNKLSLKDIVDSLEENIRQNSKA
- a CDS encoding RCC1 domain-containing protein; its protein translation is MKQNVLRKINLICFYNFKYFLAIISLFIITGCNQLYDLTDPSIPLQASAFNSLDELVNYSASLGYVPSYTTNGREYGLISGADVGTCVVMKNGKIKCWGNNSFGALGNGTTVDSYTPVTASILPVTTVSSSGDFAVAVSAAYQTTCAYFKSGFKCWGSNTVGQFGTGSVTGTAVLTPTTVTNISGKNLKSFAVGDSHACALYTDNTIGCWGDNTQGQLGDGTNTARLSGIYPSLPATDKAVSYLSCSDAMTCAITTSGKGYCWGNALSGGGGYRGFLLSTSPTLLSNGSTSVSSGDGDHMCFINPNQSMSCYGSNGSGQLGNSSITNSTTLVGVSNISGASMNVGGDSHTCAVTNDYSSVYCWGDNNYGQLGNASGLTQITAATTPVSGFPSGTKIVDISASDKNTCALLSNDDVYCWGSNQGSSGAYLGVAAAQGTKFNTAVKVLNRADP
- the pal gene encoding peptidoglycan-associated lipoprotein Pal, yielding MNFSKVILASSALSLAFFAASCSSTKKAEQPAEQPKPVEVSSEPAAKVATQNPETAGEFKTVYFDFNKFDIRGDQKEVANQIAEHLKAAPTVQVQIQGNTDDRGSTEYNMALGQKRAQALKNYLIANGVQNTIETISYGKERPAVAGNDEEAWSKNRRDDVVKMK
- a CDS encoding 50S ribosomal protein L25; its protein translation is MTLENIVIRAKLRGDASKGTVRKLRHSGLVPGILYKKGVSTKIEISVSDLPKGHTRSSVLKLVLDGVEKTVLMREVQVNPLNDKPIHFDFQEVEPNDLIRTHVPLNFIGLTREQEKEGSFSIRTRYLEVKAPLSKLPKQIDVDVSGLKAEQSIQLHDITLGEGIVVRTGKGQNLALASLVKL
- the pth gene encoding aminoacyl-tRNA hydrolase, encoding MFILVGLGNPGSNYENTRHNIGFMLVDQIAAESGVFLSQNRFGALTARTRWQGHDVFLMKPQEYMNLSGNSVQQALSFFKIDEEELIVIFDDLDQAPGAVKTRLGGGHGGHNGIRDILDKLSSDKFYRVKIGIGKPEHKGATANWVLGKFTNSETEFLEKESFPLAKTRLLETMKQILKKKNK
- a CDS encoding riboflavin synthase, translating into MFTGIVQDIGIVEFIYRNENSIRMAISSDLDKCHMALGASISCNGCCLTVVEFFQNSNKNVFVVDVGYQSLALTNFDKMIVGSRINLEPALRVGDALGGHHMTGHIDYLAKINEFYKISDEFWKLVISIPKQYSKWMVPKGSIGIAGISLTIAGITLEKNEDSLIEIMIIPHTYLKTNLQFCASQMSIEIEFDQSVKAIASIVESMLPNYIQARK
- the nrdR gene encoding transcriptional regulator NrdR translates to MKCLQCQNPESKVLESRESRDGRTVRRRRECVSCGYRFTTFERSEEQPLYIIKRDGTRELFSREKLLKSMGIACQKRSVSTKSLDAICDWVESVCHSSEEREITTQKIGELVLEALLKLDPVAYVRFASVYRAFSSPDDFVIELKLLIERAQKNNFNLDLEKEN
- the glyA gene encoding serine hydroxymethyltransferase — its product is MNHFLSFDRTDLLKSDPEIANLLAKESHRLNDGLELIASENVASPAVLAALSSVLSNKYAEGYPGRRYYGGCEFNDQVEQIAIDRIKKLYGAEHANVQPHSGAQANQAVFLAFLKPGETFLGMSLPHGGHLTHGSPVNISGLYYKAESYGVDANGFIDYEELAKKARECKPKLIIAGASAYPRVIDFAKFRQVADEVGALLMVDMAHIAGLVAGGQHQSPVPFADFVTTTTHKTLRGPRGGVILCKEKYAKAIDKAIFPGLQGGPLMHVIGAKAVAFGEALNPSFKLYAEQIVVNARVLAETLLSNGIHLVSGGTDNHLILIDLKESPLSGKDAEERLAKIDITVNKNSVPNDPRKPMVTSGIRIGTPAVTTRGLVAEDMKILGEAIAFALKNDDSLLEKAKEKVSSLCKKYPLYNGALLNKGYVSPY
- the rpiB gene encoding ribose 5-phosphate isomerase B codes for the protein MKIAIAADHAGRELKSYVIDFLTLTNHQVLDYGVAADSSASVDYPDYADIVASEVSTGRCDRGILICGTGIGMCITANKFPGVRAAVVNDEFTARMSRAHNDSNIMCLGSRIVNYQRAIDFVKIWLAAECEEGRHRSRIGKVTAIEKRLSQ
- the acpP gene encoding acyl carrier protein yields the protein MDTQLDAKQMEMKLIKIVAEKLNIEEKNITTASRFQEDLGADSLDIVELLMEIEEVFGVNISDEESERLKTVGDAVKFIVAKL